taaatatctatatatggaATGAGTTTAACGTTATTACATCTTTTCCATTATAAGTACAAAGTTATTATACGGGAGGTGCTAAAcgaggggtaaaattaaaatttatgtgattATTTTGGTAATGTCAGCAATTTTCATCCGAATTCTAAGCATATAAggtcaaatataaataatgaattttcataGGAGGTGtaagtgaaattttgaaacatttttagaaaaaaaaaaaaaagaagaagaatttcttatttttaaagcGATTCTAACTATAATTAGCCCtacattaaatttatgaaagcAACTTAGGAAAATAAGAGTTGTATTTCtatatttaacaaaagaaGTCGGGAAGAAATATATCTGGATTTGATTAATTacacaagaagaaatttaacatttaagAATTGTTAACTATcgtagataaaaataaataattgttgacCACAATCACGCAAAGCATGTTGGCCATGATTCTTGTAAGAACCAATCACAAAAAAACtatgcataaaattttcatcttggcaaaaaattgcaaaaaccTACAACTTACAAATTAACATTAAGTTTTCTGTAAAGAAAatgattgacaaaaaaaaaatacaatttgaaaaaaattatcatattgaaGGAAGCGAAATCCTCCTAGGAAGCGCaatgaaattgtgaaaaataaaaaatttacgatTAAGCTATATAAAATCCCTATCAAGAGATGTATGACAAGAAATTTACCCTCGAAATCGATGaatatcctcaaatttctTAACCAATAAGAATAGTTTGTTCCATCAAACTTATTTGTCTCAAGTATGGAATTAActggattcttagacatttaCAATAAACAGAAAAATCATAGTAGATTATCATGATATATGTTCTAGTTAAGGACTTAAACTTCAGTCATTaattctcccactatttctataaAAGCCCATTATTATCAAATGGGTTTTAGAAAAATCTTTTCCTATTTGGCTTGAAGTCCACAAGCGAAATTCTCAATGCGCCGCTTTTACGATTTACATAGAAATAGTCTCGTGGGAGGTATCCATTACTATTCTCAATCGACAtatgagatccccaagatattttgcctcaccttTTTCACGTGACTCTGAAGACTCCAAGCTAATCAAGTTACCTAGTGTTAAACCCGATCCATCAATCGAATCATAGCACAAACTATTGCCTCCACGACTTATGAGATAGAGAAATAGAAGTGTATTTGCTTCgttcacaataatagtgtAGCTTAATTTAAGCGCAAACGTGCCACGACTTGTGAGAACACGTATGAGTGAAATCAGCTTCCTCACTACGTTACTATGGATAGAAGGCATGGATATTACATTACTTGGTGCTTGATCTAATCCATGAACCTAATGATAGCGTAAACTATCGGCCCTCACAACTCGTGAGACACGGAAATAGaagcatattttctttgtttacaataataatgcagctttattttagtccaaacgtgccacgactcgtgagatcACATATAGGTAAAATTAGCTTCCTTACTACATTACTGTGGATGGAAGGCATGGAATAATTagactttatttatttccttttttaggATCTAATATTTAGCTGGTcgaaccaagtgagagttatttatttaacctcatcatattttagtattattcatgcataatattcaaaatactaaaagcattaataaaaatgtatcgcatgcaaaaataaaaacctagCACACTcatgttggatgatcacaaaccCAAATACCTGTGCGACTCACTAAGCCCGCAGTGGATCTATGGTCAGTCTAAGGGTGAGGCTACACTATTACAAGCTTTTTAACCAATCAACATGATATGGGACTTATAACacctctttattttttcatgtcCTTCGTGGGCTCCATCCTTCAGACCTCTTCTCCATGGATCTCCGTGGGCCAACTCATGGCCTGCTCCATGCGCCTTCATTCTGGGTTTGCTCTTTACCATTAttacaaaaagtaaaagtaatcCTCCCTCTAACCTATTACACTCATtacaacttaaaaagaaatccCAATCAAGCATACTAAGCGAAACTCGAATATTGTAGCTAGCTTAATTGTGGAGGAGGTTAGACGGCGTATACTTGTCATTACCTTAGCTAGCTCTGTTAGTACACATGCACTTTATAGATTGTAgcatatcccttggcctgtcgaagGAAACACTACTTGATTCATGATTGTTgtattatatctttttctatttatgaaaattacatttactgaaaaaaaaaaaaaaaaagaaataccaaTCAACAGTTGAGGAGAGTACATAATAGGAATGAAGCAAGCCTTCAATATTTTAggctaaaaatgaaataagaaattaagatGCACGTAGGCGCCaacccaataaaaaataaaccatccaaAAAGTCCAAAgggctttgtgatcatccGTGTTAATCCAATTAACATATAAgcatgaaatatttcaaataatcatGCACCAATATATAACGCAAACCAtgcattatataataatatccaatatcttaaattaattatacatccAACCtatgcaaaaattaattcttgtttgaaaaatcaattcaaattaattttagtaatttaattttgaaaaatatcatatctcgaccaaaattaactattttttagaaaaattagtagaatattaagaaaaaataaatttttgaaaaaacatgaaaaatcgATCGGGGTCGGCCGGCAGCCAGGCACGAGTGCGCATAGGCAGATGCCCGCGCgcaatttttggaaaaattgtacttttattCCATAATTTAGGAATAACAACTTTTAATTACTCATGAAATTCTCGAAAGCCGAAAATAATCCTATAACTTGTAAAAAGTCTTTTTTTGAACCTTTCTACCAACATCACTAGgaaattaacagaaaaaaacATGTGTAAGTTAGGTGGTTGTTAACTTTTAAAGTGGACGGGAACAACCACATTTTCAGAACGAAAGGAAAATACCACAAGACTTACGCGATTTTTTCAGTCAAttttgtacataatttttgaaagaaacacttttggtcccatgataaatatttgtaaaaattttaatgaaaaacgCTACGTGCTTAACATGTGCATATTagagaacattggagctgctacttttGTTGCTACTCCATTTTGGAATAAATAGTTACGGAACCAATAgaatattcatctactgctcaaatacttcttaattcaaggctgaagagagcctATGCATATtttctagccttttctgctctacttccttcgaagaatccatctccgatgaagtgtatcttgataagccttaGTAGCCGGTTTGCTATCGcgccttttttattttccgaCAAGGATGCTagctttggtatcttctggggtattatTCCATCCGATCTTCACAGATCCCTCCAAGTTCAACTCCAcaagttttatgaagtttttcttgtcgagctctagggtagttgtTGCTATCTTGATGGCTACAACCCATCCGTCTATTAATTTCTCGATATTTcgaaaatcgataatatccaggttcagtatagcgccatatggatgtaatGGCTAGAGCATGGTCCCTTCCCAAGGTATAATTTCATGCACtctctttggatttcttcctgaattttcttttagcctggttcccacaaacgtTGGAGTAGCACTAGTGTGAAAAtccgcactttctctcatcggttgatcctgtggaggatcattagaacatgtacttccctccggcagtggtagtgctggagtgatttcatttgtttggatattgactaaatccacaatcccgagttgggaaaaggattccgccaattcttgtagatctgatagatctgCTCTCGTTACctctattattatatatatttgatagaTGCGATAATTAGATCTTCTCTGGActttggctttggaatctccgtggccttccccatctggtgtagaagaggtattgttccaagggcgtctCTGATTCGCTCTTATCCGTTCCGCTTTTCCTGACtaggattctaccatggactttagtggagtgtagacgccttactgcatttcctggtagtatttgtcgaacttcaaaatttctcagccattcttattcttcttctgTCGTGAGAAGtcttggatcaatcctcttgggacgttgtaacacttgtcaagaattttcatgagaaattctcttctttgtatttccagaatttgaaaatattccctATTTTCAGAGTAACTAAAACTTTCGTttcggttccattttctctcaaagtGTCTCCTCCACTTagtagataaataatatcaaaatgtaatataatcatatatttttttcaataaacctaggttTCGATACCATTCTAGGTGAGTatgtgtgaaaaataaaattttagtgtaAATGGACTAGAATAACTCTTTAAAATCTGCTCAAGGATAAAAATGTTCGAAAATCCGTCTATGGTCCCAAGTTAagccattttgaaaatcacatgattaaattgaaaatgcgcaaacttaaaggactaaaattaatcgtatgaaaacttaaaagatCAAAATGATGTTTCTCCagcaaatatattatatgaaatatttgcCGCAAAGAAAAGATCTTCTATGATTGATTGCACGGTCCAATAAAATTGGGACCAttgtttttccaaataaaacataaaagtgGAGTGTAAGAATCAAAGCCATTCGTCCAAACTAAAGCAATTATATTTCAGTGCAAAGACAATCCAAAAAGAGACATAAGAAGAGCAAAAGATCAAATCTATGTACAGCCACTCTGGACATGTTTCTCTTTAACTCTCAtgtcaattaatattaatgcaTTGAGAGTATGTATACATCATCTGTGTCAGCATTACGAAATTCTGTTGGATGGGAATTGAATCATTATTTAAGACATGATGCATGAATATGAACCCAATTTTATCACTTCAgttattgtcaaattttaatgtaaaaaaacCAAGTATTGAAGTCGTAATTCCAGCAAAatctatgtattatttttacagtAGTTATTTAGGGGTGATAGTATTTTCAGATTTTCCATGAATAAAAATCCTCAAAGTGTGTGGAccctttaatttcttttcctctttacttttaaaatCTCCTAGTGTTCAAAATGAGAAATGACATTTTTTgtactgtaatttttaaaaagaagcaCTTTTGGTTCTGTGATAAATTTTCGTtaagatttgaataaaaaatgctacATGCTTAACACGTACCTATTAGagtctttatttaaaaaagtaacagTTTTGGTCCCATACACTTAACGGCCACATGGTCTCTGTTAAATATCTAACGAAAACGTGCCATGGAAccaaaattacttttatgtatACATGTGTCAGCATTACGAAATTCTGTTGGATGGGAATTGAATCATTATTTAAGACATGATGCATGAATATGAACCCAATTTTATCACTTCAgttattgtcaaattttaatgtaaaaaaacCAAGTATTGAAGTCGTAATTCCAGCAAAatctatgtattatttttacagtAGTTATTTAGGGGTGATAGTATTTTCAGATTTTCCATGAATAAAAATCCTCAAAGTGTGTGGAccctttaatttcttttcctctttacttttaaaatCTCCTAGTGTTCAAAATGAGAAATGACATTTTTTgtactgtaatttttaaaaagaagcaCTTTTGGTTCTGTGATAAATTTTCGTtaagatttgaataaaaaatgctacATGCTTAACACGTACCTATTAGagtctttatttaaaaaagtaacagTTTTGGTCCCATACACTTAACGGCCACATGGTCTCTGTTAAATATCTAACGAAAACGTGCCATGGAAccaaaattactttttttattttaaaattacggAACTAAAAGTTAATCTGTAATCAATAAGatcaaaagtagaaaaattCTAAGTTATGTGctgcaaaatattattttgccgAAATCAAAACATTCATAAATTCATAACATGCATGTAATAGTTGTAACAACATTTCTTGAGTTTGAATTATTGGTATTGGGATATACAAGCTGCCAAGCGAAAACACGTGTAATTAGTATGGATTAAACTATTGGCTTAATTAACGTTTGGTGTCACTTTCAATTTCCGTATTTaaggattaaaattttcataactttgaggaagaaacaaataaaaacatgaTATCGCTCCTGTATAAATAGGTCTAGAGATGAGCTATTGAGCACCACATCAGTACACTGGCAATAAGAGAAAGTCCTTAATTGTGTACTTAAGTTGGTAATTTTCTTTGACTTATAAATAATGGGGATTCcagttgttgatttttcaaagGTTGATGGAAAGGAGAGAGCTGATACTCTGGCTCTGATCGATCATTACTGTCAAGAGTGGGGATTCTTTCAGGTACTCAAATGGCAATAGCATGGCTTGCTATTTTACTATATGGTATGTTGACTaaattgtttcttgatttccGCAGTTAATCAATCACGGCATCTCTGAGGACCTCCTAGACAGGGTGAAGAAGGTGGCCACTGAATGCTATAAGCTAGAAAGGGAGGCAGGTTTCAAGAACTCAAAACCAGTCCAGTTGCTAAATGAACTGCTAGAAAATAATAGTGATGAGAAAATAGAGAATGTGGATTGGGAGGATGTTTTTCTACTCTCGGATGAGAATGATGTTGAGTGGCCATCAAAAATACCTGGTTTCATGTAAGCACAACTTTGTTTTAGTTATATTCCATcatatttactttaataatagttttcgTTTACATAtggataattttgaataacttAGTTTTggttgatataaaaatatacgaAACCAAGATAACATATGCAAACAACAAACTGATTTTTTTGAGAGTAGGAACAAGTCCATGCATACATCAAATggaattttttgctaattgtTTAACTAATTATGTTTCTTACAACAGCGAAACCATGAAGGAATACAGAACCGAGCTGAAGAAATTAGGACATAAAGTCATGGAAATAATGGATGAGAATTTAGGCTTGCCAAAAGGCTACATCAAGAATGCTTTTGATGGTGGAGTAGACAATACTGCATTTTTTGGCACCAAGGTGAGCCACTATCCACCGTGCCCCCACCCAGAGAAGGTAAATGCTCTCCGAGCCCACACCGATGCTGGGGGCGTCGTCTTGCTCTTCCAAGATGATGAGGTGAAAGGCCTTCAAATGTTGAAAGATGGGGTTTGGACTGATGTGCAACCTTTGAAAAATTCTATAGTCATCAATACAGGTGATCAGATTGAAGTTTTGAGCAATGGGAGGTACAAGAGTATTTTACATCGGGTTGTGCCCCAAACAGATGGACAAAGGAGGTCAATTGCTTCATTCTACAATCCATCACTCAAAGCAACCATAGCACCCGCTCCACAACTGCTCGATCCCAAAGTTGAGAACAAGGCGAGCGACCCAGCCAAGTACCCCAAGTTCGTATTTGGGGACTACATGTCCGTTTATCTCGAACAAAAATTCCAACCTAAAGGACCAAGATTCCAGGCTGTAAAAGCCGTGTAAGAATCTAAAACAATCGATGGGATGTTGCATGAGACTTTACGGATGTTTGTTGAGAAATTACGcaatgtgtgcgtgtgtgcgcGCGTTTGTTTGTGTTATGAAGAAGGGTTCGGGTTTGTCCTTATAGCAAAATGCTTTATTTGAGCATATGCTTCTTCCGTTGTACGTCTATGAATGATATGGAAATAAGTAAAGTGTCTATCTTGTCTTCTATCTGGAATAGTTCAattgttcctttttttttttttttttttgaatgcaattttaattgttgctattttttctcaataataaaCCTAACAGtccttttttaattacataatttgtAGAATtcgttaaatattttaagaaaaaagttataaaaattattattaattagcttCTAGAAGAtctacttatatttatatcaaccAATTCGAAAAATTCATACAGCTAACTAATTATTGAgcattaatattttctcttcGAACATTAATATGCCATACACATGAagttatttatgttattttcataatatatattagattatATGTTCTATTACTAtcattaacattattattatttcttatatatgtatcaatctatatttatatatgtactagCTAAAACTCTTGTAAAAGGgcatataattagaaaattttcatcattctaatttaattatatatgactaaaatactCTATATTAAACCTCAAGTAACACTAAGaaaagtaatataaataataataagattcCAATAGGCTGTAAAAATTAGCAACTCGTGAATGGTTGTTGTAGTCTAAAGCATTTCTTGAGGCTAAAAGCcacgataaatatttttaatggcTATTAACTCTAATAAATAACCCGTGATTCTGTAAGTAACGCGctgacaattttagttttaaaatttatgattttaaaatattaagttaattataattctataatatatgttgttgaatatttttatatatttaagtttcttaatttattattcacataCTTTAGTATATATCGcgacaataaataatacaacgATATAtgatatgtattataatacaAGCTGTTGGATATGATTGATGATGAGATATCAAATGGTGAAATACCATACGACCTGTGCGTTGTGTGGTATCAGTGGTGATATGGTCACAAGCTATGTGTTGTGTGATTGCCGGCAAAAGCCATTGAGTGATACACTCCAGTTTGGTTAAGTAGGGCCCTAAGAAAATAACGATAACGTCAAATTTTATATCGTGGTGATGTTCAATTCTCCTATTGGTTTTGCATGACTATGGGCATTGAGTGCTTTGTGATTACACAACAAATATTGGTTGATTGGGGTCATTGCATGCAACTGGTCTTTTATTCTACGTGTCAtatgtgtatacatatatatataagctagTTAGATATACTTA
This Sesamum indicum cultivar Zhongzhi No. 13 linkage group LG5, S_indicum_v1.0, whole genome shotgun sequence DNA region includes the following protein-coding sequences:
- the LOC105162921 gene encoding 1-aminocyclopropane-1-carboxylate oxidase 5-like, which translates into the protein MGIPVVDFSKVDGKERADTLALIDHYCQEWGFFQLINHGISEDLLDRVKKVATECYKLEREAGFKNSKPVQLLNELLENNSDEKIENVDWEDVFLLSDENDVEWPSKIPGFIETMKEYRTELKKLGHKVMEIMDENLGLPKGYIKNAFDGGVDNTAFFGTKVSHYPPCPHPEKVNALRAHTDAGGVVLLFQDDEVKGLQMLKDGVWTDVQPLKNSIVINTGDQIEVLSNGRYKSILHRVVPQTDGQRRSIASFYNPSLKATIAPAPQLLDPKVENKASDPAKYPKFVFGDYMSVYLEQKFQPKGPRFQAVKAV